Proteins encoded within one genomic window of Panicum virgatum strain AP13 chromosome 1N, P.virgatum_v5, whole genome shotgun sequence:
- the LOC120654468 gene encoding glutamate--tRNA ligase, chloroplastic/mitochondrial-like, with the protein MAATALLAGSPWLRLRLRPDAPARRPFARHIHLRRALSSRARASASASDPVRVRFAPSPTGNLHVGGARTALFNYLFARSNGGRFVLRVEDTDLERSTRRSEEAVLADLAWLGLQWDEGPDVGGEFGPYRQSERNSLYKEYAEKLLDSGAVYRCFCSNEELEQMKEFAKQRQLPPVYMGKWATASDVEVEQELEKGTPYTYRFRVPKEGSLKINDLIRGEVSWNLDTLGDFVIMRSNGQPVYNFCVTVDDATMQISHVIRAEEHLPNTLRQALIYKALGFPMPSFAHVSLILAPDKSKLSKRHGATSVGQYKEMGYLPQAMVNYLALLGWGDGTENEFFTIDDLVEKFTINRVNKSGAVFDAMKLKWMNGQHLRSFPTDELIKAFEDRWKDTGILQESESGFAKEAAELLKDGIDLITEADAALTNLLSYPLHATLSSDEAKPVVQDKISEVALGLISAYDSGELTQALAEGRDGWQKWVKGFGKALKRKGKGLFMPLRVLLTGKLHGPDMGASIALIHKAGICGAVTPQSNFITLDERFRILKEVDWESLVKEESPSESAIPAAS; encoded by the exons ATGGCGGCGACCGCGCTGCTGGCGGGCTCGCCGTGgctgcgcctccgcctccgcccggacgcgcccgcgcgccgccccttCGCCCGCCACATCCACCTCCGCCGGGCCCTCtcctcccgcgcccgcgcctccgcctccgcctccgaccCCGTCCGCGTCCGCTTCGCGCCCTCGCCCACGGGCAACCTCCACGTCGGCGGCGCCCGCACCGCGCTCTTCAACTACCTCTTCGCGCGCTCCAACGGCGGCCGCTTCGTGCTCCGCGTCGAGGACACCGACCTCGAGCGCTCCACCAGGAGGTCCGAGGAGGCCGTCCTCGCCGACCTCGCGTGGCTCGGCCTCCAGTGGGACGAAG GTCCGGATGTTGGCGGGGAGTTTGGGCCCTATCGCCAGTCAGAGCGGAATTCACTGTACAAGGAGTACGCCGAGAAGCTTTTAGACTCCGGCGCAGTTTACCGCTGCTTTTGCTCCAACGAG GAACTTGAGCAAATGAAGGAATTCGCAAAGCAGAGGCAACTTCCTCCTGTGTACATGGGCAAGTGGGCAACCGCTTCAGACGTTGAAGTGGAGCAGGAGCTAGAGAAAGGGACACCTTACACTTATCGGTTCCGTGTGCCAAAGGAAGGGTCGTTGAAAATTAATGACCTTATTCGTGGCGAG GTCAGTTGGAACCTAGACACGCTTGGTGACTTTGTGATTATGAGAAGCAATGGACAACCTGTGTATAACTTCTGTGTGACAGTTGACGATGCTACCATGCAAATCTCTCATGTTATTAG AGCTGAAGAGCATTTACCAAACACACTGCGGCAAGCTCTAATTTATAAA GCTCTCGGATTCCCAATGCCTTCATTTGCCCATGTGTCACTTATTCTGGCACCTGACAAAAGCAAACTGTCGAAACGTCATGGAGCTACTTCTGTTGGGCAG TATAAAGAGATGGGCTATCTACCTCAGGCAATGGTAAATTATTTAGCACTACTGGGCTGGGGTGATGGGACTGAAAATGAGTTCTTCACTATTGATGATCTAG TTGAAAAATTCACTATCAATCGTGTCAATAAAAGCGGAGCAGTCTTTGATGCAATGAAATTAAA ATGGATGAATGGTCAACATCTAAGATCATTTCCAACAGATGAACTCATCAAGGCTTTTGAAGATCGGTGGAAGGACACCGGCATTCTCCAGGAGTCTGAAAGTGGTTTTGCAAAG GAAGCTGCCGAGCTTTTGAAGGATGGTATTGATCTGATAACAGAGGCTGATGCAGCTCTTACAAATTTGTTGTCATATCCCCTTCACGCTACTTTAAGCAG TGATGAAGCTAAACCTGTGGTGCAAGACAAGATTTCTGAGGTTGCTTTGGGTCTTATTTCTGCGTATGATAGCGGTGAACTTACACAAGCACTAGCTGAGGGCCGTGATGGTTGGCAGAAGTGGGTGAAAGGTTTTGGCAAGGCTCTCAAAAGAAAG GGCAAAGGGCTGTTTATGCCGCTCCGAGTACTGTTGACGGGGAAGCTTCATGGGCCTGACATGGGTGCCAGCATAGCCCTTATACATAAAGCTGGCATCTGTGGAGCAGTGACGCCTCAGTCGAATTTCATAACTCTAGATGAGCGGTTTAGGATCCTCAAGGAGGTTGACTGGGAGTCGTTGGTTAAGGAGGAGTCGCCTTCTGAATCAGCCATCCCCGCTGCTTCATAG